The Dermacentor variabilis isolate Ectoservices chromosome 4, ASM5094787v1, whole genome shotgun sequence genome contains the following window.
GGGTAATCACATTTTTTCGGGCGGACGATTGCTATAACACTTCTCTTACAGTTTCAGATACGCTATCAAACACATAGCGCTTCGGTCCGATGTGCAGGGTTTTGTAGCGCAGATTAAATGGGGCAGATTGCTGTCTGGCAAATGCAACGAGCTGGCTGCGAGCAATTCGAACTGCACGAGAAAAATCTTCGCCAATACTATAATTGGTACCTTTTAGTTTCCGGGCGCTCGACaggacagtttcttttgttttgaaaaATGTGAATTTTGTTATTATTGGACGGGGTTTGTCGTTCGAATGACGTCCGAGACGATGGGCGCGCTCTATCTCTTTTGTGTCGATGTGTATATCTAAATGCTCGCGGCAATGTTTAATGATAAGTTGTTCTGATTGTGCGTACGATTCAGGTGTAGTTTCAGGGAGTCCGTAGAATACTAAGTTGTTCCGTCGCGTTCGGTTTTCCGCATGATCAAAACGTGCCTCTAGTTTTGAAATTAAGCGAGTAGCTTTAGTTGTGTCGGCGCGGAGAACTTCTGTGTCTGTTTTAAGTGTTACAAGGCTTTCGTAATGGCTCTCAAGTTCGGCCATACGTTTGCCGAGGTCAGATACATTTCTGTCTGTCGCTAATAACTGAGATTTTAGATCTTGAACTTCAGAAATAAGCTTGGACTGGCCAGTAGATATCTTCTTTAGCTCTGCGAGGATAGCTGCTTTATCCGGACCGGGGTTAGTTTCTATATCACCGGAAAGTAGGAGTAACAGCGAAAGAACGAGATGAAAACAATCAGCAAGAACAGCGTTAAGGCACTGAGGGCTTGGCAGCTGTACTAAGAAGTAGTTGTTAGACTTTTTGGCAAAGAGGCTGAAACGTTCACCAAGCTGCATTACGAAGACGAAAGGATTAGTGGCCTGCGCAGTGGCAAAGCTGCcaagcccacaaagtgccactgGTGGCTGCTCCTGTTTTATAGCTGGTCCTAGTAGTgatgctggatgcgatggcgcttcCCATTCTGCTGCGAGGGACAGGTAATCCAAGGACGAGTGTGTCGTTCCAAAGACGGGTGAAGCGATGGCAGTGGTTCGTTGACGGGCGCCTGTTACATCCACGCTGAGATGGGTTGGTAAAGATGAAGGTGCAGTCAGTGGCGTAGTCGCCAGTCCAGGAAGGAAAAGACACGCGATGAATGGTCCGAGCACCTGCATTAGGAAGACGAAAGGATTAGTGGCCTGCGCAGTGGCAAAGCCGCCAAGCCCACCTACGAACTGGCTTCTTTTTTGTTGAAATTGTGCGTCGAAAATGTAGTTAATTGGTGCACAAAATTAAGCCCCTATGTAAATAGTAATGCGTGCTAGGTGAAACAGAAATGCGtgtattactattattattacttttactTTGCGGGGAACTGTATTCGAAAATGCTCATGTACAGCACCACAACGCGTGTACATGCGTTGAAAAAAGTGCTTATTTATGTTCTTTTTGAAGCAAAATTCATTCGTCTCCTGTGAATTAGTATCCTGGGCTTGGCTTTTTGAAGTGCTTCGGAAACAAATGATCACAgcataaatgctgttttcatgcCAGTTTCCAGTGCTATCTTCGAAAAAATAGCATAAAATTGCAGGCAACTCTTTCCACAATTATTTTATGCTAAACTCAGTGGCAAGTGGTCATAATTGAACGACGTATCATCCTGTTACCTATTTCTTACAGGGGAGGTGTGTGTGGCTAGGGTACCATAGAATTTTCGTGTCCGCACACAAAAACTATCATTATCAATGACTCATACCCGCCTAATCAATGGCTCACGCCACGTAGGCACTAATAacaccgtaagcaagcaaagagtGCAATTGCGCAGAGCCCCGTCAGCctaaggctacaagcactcagtaaAGTGAAGCGAACTGTGCTTACATTTTTTGGAATTAGGCATACAACATAGATAACGGCACATCGAAAACCGTCATTGGATGCCTCGGTGAAACCTAGTTGGGCATTGTTGAGTATAAGTTGCGATGCGGAGGTCAAGCGTGGTTAGGATTACCGAAGAGCAGCTCGCTTACGAAGCGCAACGGCGCGAGCTTAGACgagcgtgcgacggcggcgtacgGCAACCACCAAGATCGTGGTGCCCGAGAGGCCGACGGTAAGCGGCAGGTCAGACGGGACGACGCATGTCGCGAATCGGGGAACGCGGCGAAGAGATGAAAAAGTATGTTCGATGTCGAAACGCGTTGTCGAAAGGTTCTACTCAGTTTGCTTTGGTTaattgcgatgacactacccctctGATGGTTGTCGGTGATTGTAATACTGATGTGCCATGATCGAAAAGAAAGGGGTTTACACCTTTCATATTGGAGGCGTTTCACTTGCAATGccgcaccgatccggcccaaccgaccacccagtggCGTAAGTGCATCGATTTGATATTATCGAAGAATGCGTCGGCAGTTGCGAGAGTGCCGATCAATGCACAACATATCGGCGACAAACCATTGCGACCGGCATTGCTAAGTGATAGTGAGTG
Protein-coding sequences here:
- the LOC142577663 gene encoding uncharacterized protein LOC142577663; translated protein: MQVLGPFIACLFLPGLATTPLTAPSSLPTHLSVDVTGARQRTTAIASPVFGTTHSSLDYLSLAAEWEAPSHPASLLGPAIKQEQPPVALCGLGSFATAQATNPFVFVMQLGERFSLFAKKSNNYFLVQLPSPQCLNAVLADCFHLVLSLLLLLSGDIETNPGPDKAAILAELKKISTGQSKLISEVQDLKSQLLATDRNVSDLGKRMAELESHYESLVTLKTDTEVLRADTTKATRLISKLEARFDHAENRTRRNNLVFYGLPETTPESYAQSEQLIIKHCREHLDIHIDTKEIERAHRLGRHSNDKPRPIITKFTFFKTKETVLSSARKLKGTNYSIGEDFSRAVRIARSQLVAFARQQSAPFNLRYKTLHIGPKRYVFDSVSETVREVL